One Budorcas taxicolor isolate Tak-1 chromosome 6, Takin1.1, whole genome shotgun sequence DNA segment encodes these proteins:
- the CYTL1 gene encoding cytokine-like protein 1, translating into MTPQLFPLLLLLLLAGIPATRPAPPTCYSRMLALSREITSDFQSLQATEPSEACVRYLPRLYLDIHNYCVLAKLRDFVASPQCWKVAQVDALKDKVRKLYTIMNSFCRRDLVFLSDDCNALEYPILVTTVLPDHQS; encoded by the exons ATGACACCCCAGCTgttccccctgctgctgctgctgctcctggctGGGATCCCCGCCACACGGCCGGCTCCCCCGACCTGCTACTCTCGGATGCTGGCCCTGAGCCGGGAGATCACCTCTGACTTCCAGAGCCTGCAGGCCACTGAGCCCTCG GAGGCGTGTGTGAGATACCTGCCCAGGCTGTATCTGGATATACAC AATTACTGTGTGTTGGCCAAGCTGCGGGACTTTGTGGCATCACCCCAGTGCTGGAAGGTGGCCCAGGTGGATGCCTTGAAGGACAAAGTACGGAAACTCTACACCATCATGAACTCGTTCTGCAGGAGA GATTTGGTGTTCCTGTCGGATGACTGCAATGCGTTAGAATACCCAATCCTAGTGACCACGGTCCTCCCGGATCACCAGAGCTAA